The Spirochaetota bacterium genome includes a region encoding these proteins:
- a CDS encoding CoA-binding protein: MLDRVDREIVEEKVKFQDLDRIFNPKRIAIIGVSSKGAGFGNGSLLAIQALNYPGDIYPVNPRGGSINGMKIYKSLDEIDGELDFAVISVPAKDVPGVIEECLKKNSAGVEILSAGFSETGTQEGIMLEEDIKRVAQKGIRVIGPNCFGIYCPKCGLNIPPGPDFSHESGPVAFLSQSGGMSSDFACLGKWMGINFSKMVSFGNGVDLRETELLEYLAEDSDTEIISMYIEGVRDGRRFFKVLRDVASKKPIIVYKGGLSDAGQRAVASHTASMGGKRKIWESMIKQCNIVQVRSLIEMAETCLAFCLLPRRVYRRVSIIGGGGALGVMASDAADSFGIELPVFKGEIYDNIMSLLPKPGSSAANPIDVANPMVSIEFLKEVMLIAGKDERVDFQVMIQLLHTYKAVADRMGGNVKELTPYEQLASMLWDVAESTGKPAVIVLPRYRQGVEDIDLEEMMRLARQAFYNKGIPVFHDVIDAFRAVKHVSDYYKRHER, translated from the coding sequence ATGTTGGATAGAGTGGATAGAGAAATAGTAGAAGAAAAGGTGAAATTTCAAGATCTTGATAGAATATTCAATCCTAAGAGAATTGCTATCATTGGAGTATCCTCAAAAGGGGCTGGTTTCGGGAATGGTTCACTTCTCGCCATCCAGGCGCTAAATTATCCTGGAGATATTTATCCTGTTAATCCCAGGGGGGGCAGTATCAATGGGATGAAGATATATAAGAGTTTGGATGAAATTGATGGGGAATTAGATTTTGCTGTTATCAGTGTTCCAGCAAAGGATGTACCCGGGGTGATTGAGGAATGTTTAAAGAAAAATTCGGCGGGTGTTGAAATCCTATCAGCCGGGTTTAGTGAGACAGGAACTCAGGAAGGCATTATGCTTGAGGAAGATATAAAGAGGGTCGCGCAAAAGGGTATCAGGGTGATAGGTCCAAACTGTTTTGGTATCTATTGTCCAAAGTGTGGCCTTAATATACCCCCAGGTCCTGATTTTTCGCATGAAAGCGGGCCTGTCGCTTTTCTATCTCAGAGCGGCGGCATGTCATCAGATTTTGCATGTCTTGGTAAATGGATGGGGATCAATTTCAGCAAGATGGTGAGCTTTGGTAATGGTGTTGATCTAAGGGAGACGGAGCTATTGGAATATTTGGCAGAGGATTCGGATACAGAGATAATTTCGATGTACATAGAAGGTGTCAGGGATGGGAGAAGGTTTTTCAAGGTATTGAGGGATGTTGCCTCAAAAAAGCCTATAATTGTATATAAGGGTGGGCTTTCGGATGCAGGGCAGAGAGCTGTGGCAAGCCATACCGCCTCAATGGGGGGCAAGAGAAAGATATGGGAATCTATGATAAAGCAATGCAACATCGTTCAAGTTAGAAGCCTCATTGAGATGGCTGAAACCTGCCTTGCCTTTTGTCTGCTTCCAAGAAGGGTATATAGGCGGGTGTCGATCATTGGAGGTGGGGGAGCTTTAGGTGTGATGGCTTCTGATGCTGCTGATTCTTTTGGAATAGAACTTCCGGTTTTTAAGGGTGAAATTTATGATAATATAATGTCCTTGTTGCCAAAACCAGGTTCAAGCGCGGCTAATCCAATTGATGTGGCGAATCCAATGGTGTCAATTGAGTTTTTAAAGGAGGTTATGTTGATAGCCGGGAAGGACGAGAGGGTAGATTTCCAGGTTATGATTCAGCTTCTTCATACCTATAAAGCTGTTGCTGACAGAATGGGAGGGAATGTTAAGGAGTTAACCCCTTATGAACAACTTGCTTCAATGCTCTGGGATGTTGCAGAATCAACTGGTAAGCCGGCAGTTATCGTATTACCCAGATACAGGCAGGGGGTTGAGGATATTGATCTTGAGGAGATGATGCGTTTAGCAAGGCAGGCCTTTTATAATAAAGGAATACCTGTTTTTCATGATGTAATAGATGCCTTCAGGGCAGTGAAACATGTATCAGATTATTATAAACGACATGAACGATAG
- a CDS encoding nitronate monooxygenase — MMIKTRVSRLLDIKYPIIKGGMSWVSNAELVAAVSNAGGLGVLGIASLDKETLQTELDKIKTLTTNPFGVSFPLARPDYKEMIGAALDKGVKIVVTSAGNPAKVADMLQSAGVIAIQVIANVRMALKAVDLGYHLIVAEGFEAGGHNGRDEISTFALLPQVVDAVEIPVIAAGGIADARGMVAAFALGAEGIQMGTRFAVTKESPVHKNFKQAIIDADDRGTTITGRATNDLVRMIKNKLSEEVLEAERSGMSPDKIIEMIGQGRTYMASVKGDIDNGSVQSGQIAGMINDIKSVQDIFDDIISNINPILNTTADRLKSK; from the coding sequence ATGATGATTAAAACAAGAGTTAGTAGACTCTTAGATATAAAATATCCCATCATCAAGGGGGGGATGTCCTGGGTTTCAAATGCTGAACTTGTTGCTGCGGTCTCCAATGCTGGAGGGCTAGGAGTATTAGGCATCGCCTCCTTAGATAAAGAAACCTTACAAACCGAACTGGATAAGATAAAGACACTTACTACCAATCCCTTTGGTGTGAGCTTTCCATTAGCAAGGCCTGACTATAAGGAGATGATAGGCGCGGCCCTAGACAAGGGAGTAAAAATTGTAGTCACCTCTGCCGGGAATCCAGCAAAGGTTGCGGATATGTTGCAATCTGCTGGGGTTATCGCGATACAGGTGATCGCAAATGTAAGGATGGCGCTAAAGGCCGTGGACCTGGGTTATCATCTTATAGTAGCAGAGGGATTTGAGGCTGGTGGTCATAATGGCAGAGATGAAATCTCTACATTTGCACTTCTTCCACAGGTTGTGGATGCTGTTGAGATTCCCGTAATTGCAGCAGGTGGAATTGCAGATGCACGGGGAATGGTCGCTGCATTTGCTTTAGGAGCTGAGGGAATACAAATGGGGACGCGGTTCGCTGTAACCAAGGAGTCCCCTGTTCATAAAAATTTTAAGCAGGCGATAATTGATGCCGATGACAGAGGTACAACCATTACTGGAAGAGCTACGAACGACCTTGTGCGTATGATAAAGAATAAACTATCAGAGGAGGTCTTGGAAGCAGAGAGAAGTGGCATGTCTCCTGATAAAATAATAGAGATGATAGGACAGGGTAGGACCTACATGGCATCTGTTAAAGGAGACATTGATAATGGCTCAGTGCAAAGCGGTCAGATTGCAGGAATGATAAATGATATTAAAAGCGTTCAAGATATTTTTGATGATATTATTTCGAATATTAATCCGATATTAAATACAACAGCTGATAGATTGAAAAGCAAATAA
- a CDS encoding STAS domain-containing protein, with amino-acid sequence MVFISLTEAIDGKVAIIELDGALDSETSHDLEEYIDQLTAKNQNLIIMDTSKLEYVSSVGIGVTLYVHKKILLNNGCFVICNLTNEISTLYKLLGFDKIFRIASNREEALQIMNKQLEMRDHPEMKNSMHEDNLELERLRVHSIEEVGFEENSLEMPSDEIAEKVAFDNPIILECAECKSLIRVKKSGAYMCPDCKMEFTVEADQTVLF; translated from the coding sequence TTGGTTTTTATTAGTCTTACAGAAGCTATTGATGGTAAAGTTGCCATTATTGAATTAGATGGGGCATTGGATAGCGAGACCAGCCATGATTTGGAAGAATATATTGATCAGCTTACCGCTAAAAATCAGAACCTCATTATCATGGATACCAGCAAATTGGAATATGTTAGTTCTGTAGGGATTGGAGTGACTCTCTATGTTCACAAAAAAATATTATTAAATAATGGATGTTTTGTAATCTGCAATCTAACAAATGAAATTTCAACCCTATATAAACTACTAGGTTTTGATAAAATATTTAGAATAGCCAGCAATAGGGAGGAGGCGTTACAGATCATGAACAAACAGCTTGAGATGAGAGATCATCCGGAGATGAAAAATTCAATGCATGAGGATAACTTGGAATTGGAGAGACTAAGGGTGCATTCCATAGAAGAGGTGGGATTTGAAGAGAATAGTCTAGAGATGCCTTCAGATGAAATTGCAGAAAAAGTAGCATTCGATAATCCAATTATATTGGAATGTGCGGAATGCAAAAGCCTTATACGAGTTAAGAAAAGCGGCGCCTACATGTGCCCGGACTGTAAAATGGAATTCACTGTAGAAGCTGATCAAACTGTTTTATTTTAA
- a CDS encoding prolipoprotein diacylglyceryl transferase, translating to MFPILFKYKFITIGGYGVMLGLGFYMAFLLLERELKLRGIDPDLAYKLLLVAIPCGIIGAKIAHILDHFDSFLVDPWGMVFSGSGLAAYGGYILSLAAGIIVIKKNKHNVLTIFDAISPSLALGYCFGRLGCHVAGDGCYGLDTVSFWGTAYPNGIVPTTMTVLPTPLFESFFSFLLVGLLLAFRKRGLPTGRLFSIYLMLSASARFMVEFIRRCPETFLNLTQAQLTAILFILIGIACWMYSNKLEVET from the coding sequence ATGTTTCCAATATTGTTCAAGTATAAATTTATAACCATTGGCGGATATGGGGTAATGTTAGGCCTTGGTTTCTACATGGCCTTTCTGCTTCTGGAAAGGGAATTAAAACTTAGGGGGATTGATCCTGATCTAGCATATAAGCTTCTGCTAGTTGCGATACCATGCGGAATCATTGGAGCAAAGATCGCTCATATACTCGATCATTTTGATTCATTTTTAGTTGATCCATGGGGCATGGTCTTTTCAGGATCAGGATTAGCGGCATATGGGGGTTACATACTAAGCTTAGCAGCAGGCATTATTGTAATTAAAAAAAATAAACATAATGTATTAACCATCTTTGACGCTATCTCTCCCTCGTTAGCCCTAGGCTATTGTTTTGGACGGCTTGGCTGCCATGTTGCGGGAGATGGTTGTTATGGTTTGGATACTGTCTCCTTTTGGGGCACTGCTTACCCAAACGGTATTGTCCCAACGACAATGACAGTATTGCCAACCCCTCTCTTTGAGTCATTCTTTTCATTTTTATTGGTCGGATTACTCTTAGCTTTTCGAAAGAGAGGGCTTCCCACTGGAAGACTATTCTCAATCTATCTTATGCTAAGTGCATCCGCCAGGTTTATGGTAGAATTCATTAGGAGATGCCCTGAAACATTCCTTAATTTAACTCAGGCACAGCTAACTGCCATCCTTTTCATACTTATTGGTATAGCATGCTGGATGTATTCGAATAAATTAGAAGTTGAGACATAA
- a CDS encoding response regulator, translating to MDEKILFVDDDANILSSFKRQLRNKYNLVTAESGIQGIAALTEDGPFAVVVSDFRMPEMDGIEFLSKAREISPDTVRLMLTGQADMESSIKAINEGNIFRFLTKPCYMNDLKNALNAGIEQYRLITAEREILDRTLKGSIKILIDVLSIVSPITFSRAFRLRKMARGIAERLKIERFWEIEIAAMLSQIGCVTLPTEILEKKYKGVELPVNERVMFYKHPQIGKKFLSNIPRLEEISDAIVYQFKQFDGGGLPEDDKKGKAIPLIGRIIKAVLDYDLLKSKGETNENSLKIMQSHIQWYDPEIFAALEAEVLSVEEGYIVKSIMMKDILIGMVLADDVKDLRGKILITKGNEITEVLKTRLMNFSSLGDVVEPIKVIDQIDKMSE from the coding sequence ATGGATGAAAAGATATTATTTGTAGATGATGATGCTAATATTCTTTCTTCATTTAAAAGACAACTCAGGAATAAATACAATCTTGTTACTGCTGAGAGTGGGATTCAGGGAATTGCTGCTCTAACAGAGGATGGGCCTTTCGCTGTTGTTGTTTCAGACTTTCGCATGCCGGAGATGGATGGGATTGAGTTTCTTTCCAAGGCCCGAGAAATTTCTCCTGACACAGTGCGCCTTATGCTTACTGGACAGGCCGATATGGAGTCCTCAATTAAAGCAATAAATGAAGGGAACATTTTCCGGTTCCTTACAAAACCCTGTTATATGAATGATCTGAAGAATGCATTAAATGCAGGGATTGAGCAATATCGTCTTATTACAGCGGAGCGTGAAATATTAGATAGGACCCTAAAGGGCAGCATTAAAATACTAATAGATGTATTATCCATAGTAAGTCCAATAACCTTTAGCCGTGCTTTCAGACTTCGTAAAATGGCTAGAGGAATCGCAGAACGTTTGAAGATAGAGAGATTCTGGGAAATTGAGATTGCTGCAATGCTATCGCAAATCGGCTGTGTTACTCTTCCAACAGAGATATTGGAAAAGAAGTATAAGGGGGTCGAACTTCCTGTAAATGAAAGGGTGATGTTTTATAAACATCCGCAAATAGGGAAGAAATTTCTATCAAATATCCCTCGTTTGGAGGAGATATCTGATGCGATTGTATATCAATTCAAACAATTTGATGGCGGAGGTTTGCCAGAGGATGATAAAAAGGGGAAGGCAATCCCATTAATTGGAAGAATAATTAAGGCGGTTCTGGATTATGATCTCCTGAAATCGAAGGGAGAGACAAATGAGAATTCACTTAAGATTATGCAAAGCCATATTCAGTGGTATGATCCTGAAATCTTTGCCGCTTTGGAAGCTGAGGTTCTGAGTGTTGAAGAGGGTTATATTGTCAAATCGATTATGATGAAGGATATATTAATAGGCATGGTGCTTGCTGATGATGTCAAGGATTTGAGAGGTAAGATATTGATTACAAAGGGTAATGAGATTACTGAGGTGTTAAAAACGAGGTTAATGAATTTTTCATCTCTGGGAGATGTAGTGGAACCTATTAAGGTAATTGATCAGATAGATAAGATGAGCGAGTAA
- a CDS encoding PAS domain S-box protein, with translation MSTDCIIPIKTLIVEDRRFNVKVLQELLSKSSIYSFETGATSTLEDAYRLLDNEYFDIVLLDLNLPDSSGLDTLNRIRTRYLSMPIVVITGMDDDFGIKVIEHGAQDFLNKSKINKYILEKTILFAIERKKTEQRLIESEERWRSLVENTPDIIVTTGLDGQIKSINRKVSEHSNDENDIYSYISPEDHKIVKKSIERMLLTGEVQDFECNGIGSDDEVPTYDVRISPVIRDGQVEAINMIVKDISDRQRSEKAILSLYSELNQIFNTITDGICVIDTDHNILRVNKTLITMSNISNVCSEELEGKKCHEVLHYSFCNTNDCPLKRILFGQSMIIKEEVCYRRKDGTVLDCALTAVPLYASNNEINGIVIGLKDITEQKQADNLITAEREKLSTTLQSIGDGVIATDMNENITIINNIAEEITGWSKDESINRSLRQVFHITNGKNINYSKDSIGNFLKNYNRVKLPKSTHLITKDGMIKNLSGTISIIKGREGNVIGYVIIFQDISELLKSEEQLALTQKMQSIGQLSAGIAHEINTPMQYIGDNTKFFKDSFSSICNFFRDYYDMMAEVVERNRVSSKRIRKILETEKELDIGYLINEIPTAIEETIIGIDRVSTIVKAMKSFSHPKSKEKQFSNINEAIESTVIISKNEWKYVAELKTELEPDLPLVKCNIDEINQAILNIIVNASQAIADVVDGGDKGKGYIDITSYRNGANVIISITDNGPGIPEKVRSRIFDPFFTTKEVGKGTGQGLAIAYVSIVEKHGGRLSFESEIGKGTTFMIELPIE, from the coding sequence ATGTCTACAGATTGTATAATTCCAATTAAAACACTGATAGTGGAGGATCGAAGGTTTAACGTAAAAGTACTGCAAGAACTGCTATCAAAATCTTCGATTTACAGTTTTGAAACAGGAGCAACCTCTACCCTTGAGGATGCCTATAGATTGTTAGATAATGAATATTTTGATATTGTTTTGCTGGATTTGAATCTTCCTGACAGTTCAGGTCTCGACACTCTGAATAGGATTAGAACTAGATATCTTTCAATGCCAATTGTGGTGATTACTGGTATGGATGATGACTTTGGTATTAAAGTTATTGAACATGGCGCTCAAGATTTTCTTAACAAGAGTAAAATAAATAAATACATATTAGAGAAAACTATTCTCTTTGCAATTGAGCGAAAGAAGACAGAACAAAGACTTATAGAGAGTGAGGAGAGATGGCGTTCATTAGTTGAAAATACACCAGACATTATTGTTACTACAGGCCTTGATGGTCAGATAAAGTCTATTAACCGGAAAGTATCAGAACACTCTAATGATGAAAATGATATCTATTCATATATTTCACCTGAAGATCATAAGATAGTAAAGAAATCTATTGAAAGGATGTTATTAACAGGAGAGGTTCAGGACTTTGAATGCAATGGGATTGGGAGTGACGATGAAGTCCCAACATATGATGTTCGCATCAGTCCAGTTATCAGGGATGGGCAAGTTGAGGCTATAAATATGATTGTTAAAGATATTTCTGATCGTCAGCGTTCAGAGAAAGCGATATTGAGCCTATATTCTGAATTAAATCAAATTTTCAACACAATCACCGATGGAATATGTGTGATTGATACTGATCATAACATACTCAGAGTTAATAAGACCCTGATTACCATGTCAAATATATCCAATGTATGCTCAGAAGAGCTGGAGGGGAAGAAATGTCACGAAGTGTTGCACTACTCCTTTTGTAATACAAATGATTGTCCATTGAAGCGCATCCTTTTCGGCCAAAGTATGATTATTAAGGAGGAAGTGTGCTATAGACGCAAGGACGGCACAGTTCTCGATTGTGCCTTGACAGCGGTCCCTTTGTATGCGAGTAATAATGAGATAAATGGAATTGTTATTGGGCTAAAGGATATTACTGAACAGAAGCAGGCTGATAACTTAATTACTGCTGAGAGGGAAAAATTATCCACAACTCTCCAGTCTATTGGTGATGGGGTGATAGCAACTGATATGAATGAAAATATAACAATCATAAATAATATTGCAGAGGAGATCACAGGATGGTCAAAGGATGAGTCTATTAATAGATCACTCAGGCAGGTCTTTCACATTACCAATGGGAAGAATATCAATTACAGCAAGGATAGCATTGGAAATTTCTTGAAAAATTATAACAGGGTTAAATTGCCAAAATCGACTCATCTCATTACAAAGGATGGCATGATAAAGAATCTCTCAGGAACTATTTCAATAATTAAGGGAAGAGAAGGAAATGTGATTGGGTATGTTATAATTTTTCAAGACATTTCTGAACTCCTAAAATCAGAAGAACAATTGGCCCTGACCCAAAAGATGCAATCTATCGGACAATTGTCTGCCGGAATCGCACACGAGATCAATACTCCGATGCAATATATAGGTGACAATACAAAATTTTTTAAGGATTCCTTTTCCAGTATTTGTAATTTTTTTAGAGATTATTATGATATGATGGCTGAGGTTGTTGAAAGAAACAGAGTTAGTAGTAAGCGAATTAGAAAGATACTGGAGACGGAGAAGGAATTGGATATAGGTTATCTGATAAATGAAATTCCTACAGCTATTGAAGAAACCATAATAGGGATTGATAGGGTAAGCACAATTGTAAAGGCAATGAAGAGCTTCTCACATCCAAAGAGCAAAGAGAAGCAATTTTCGAATATAAACGAAGCAATTGAATCAACAGTTATTATATCCAAAAATGAATGGAAATATGTAGCAGAGCTTAAGACAGAACTGGAACCTGATCTCCCACTTGTGAAGTGCAATATTGATGAAATCAATCAGGCTATTTTAAATATCATTGTAAACGCATCTCAGGCAATAGCTGACGTTGTTGATGGTGGCGACAAGGGTAAAGGATATATTGATATAACTTCTTATAGAAATGGCGCTAATGTAATAATTTCAATTACAGATAACGGTCCTGGAATACCTGAAAAGGTGAGAAGTAGAATATTTGATCCCTTCTTTACAACTAAAGAGGTTGGCAAGGGCACTGGTCAGGGGTTGGCCATTGCTTATGTATCTATTGTTGAGAAGCATGGTGGGAGATTATCCTTTGAGTCTGAGATTGGCAAGGGCACAACTTTTATGATAGAATTGCCTATTGAATAA
- a CDS encoding response regulator, whose protein sequence is MKKTVLFVDDENNLLNGLQRMLRVKADEWEMEFVDSGDKALENLKKKNYDIIVTDYKMPGMNGLVLLEKVKGNYPKIKRFLLTGQSEMEIFEKAKGVVDVYISKPCNAEELISNIDKS, encoded by the coding sequence GTGAAGAAGACTGTTCTTTTTGTTGATGATGAGAACAATCTACTAAATGGCTTACAAAGGATGTTGAGGGTGAAGGCTGATGAATGGGAGATGGAATTCGTTGATAGTGGGGATAAAGCCCTTGAGAATCTTAAAAAGAAGAATTATGATATTATTGTAACCGATTATAAGATGCCTGGAATGAATGGGTTAGTATTACTGGAGAAAGTTAAGGGCAATTACCCTAAAATAAAACGTTTTCTATTAACAGGTCAATCGGAAATGGAGATATTCGAAAAGGCGAAGGGAGTAGTCGACGTATATATTTCAAAACCATGCAATGCTGAAGAGTTGATCTCAAATATTGATAAATCATGA
- a CDS encoding 4Fe-4S binding protein — MNKKRYLPKIFYDWCKACGICSEFCPKSVISRDGYSVPLIEHPDNCVGCRFCELHCPDFAISIEELDDETEVNQS, encoded by the coding sequence ATGAATAAAAAACGCTATCTTCCAAAAATATTCTATGATTGGTGCAAGGCCTGCGGAATATGCAGTGAATTTTGTCCCAAATCCGTAATTAGCAGGGATGGATACAGTGTTCCATTGATCGAGCATCCTGATAATTGCGTTGGATGCCGTTTCTGCGAATTGCATTGCCCAGACTTTGCTATTTCTATTGAAGAACTGGATGATGAAACTGAGGTAAATCAATCATGA
- a CDS encoding 2-oxoacid:acceptor oxidoreductase subunit alpha — translation MTKSGSNKRLLLHGNEAIVEGALTAGCNFFAGYPITPASEISEILSVRLPQAGGTFIQMEDEIASIGAVIGASLAGAKSMTATSGPGFSLMQENLGYACITEAPCVIVDVMRGGPSTGLPTNPSQGDVMQARWGTHGDHPIIVLAVSTVLDCFEVTVQAFNLSEKYRVPIIILSDEVVAHTRETIILPSPDEITIFDRITPSRPPEWHIPFEDNSRGVPPMAAFGDGYRYHVTGLVHDIHGFPTQRPDEIQIFMSRLFRKIRQGFHEIQITETFMMDDAEIGIIAYGSVARSARRAILDARESGIKAGMLQLITLFPFPRKAVEKMLAQCRAVIVPEMNMGQISREVKRVNQGMSQISHYNRFDGQLITPEGIYRELIKM, via the coding sequence ATGACAAAGAGTGGATCCAATAAAAGGTTGCTTTTGCATGGCAATGAAGCTATAGTGGAGGGAGCATTAACAGCGGGATGTAATTTTTTTGCGGGCTATCCTATTACTCCAGCCTCTGAGATCAGCGAGATATTATCTGTACGACTACCTCAGGCTGGGGGGACATTCATACAAATGGAGGATGAGATTGCCAGCATTGGAGCTGTTATCGGCGCTTCACTCGCAGGGGCCAAAAGCATGACTGCTACCAGCGGACCTGGTTTCTCGCTTATGCAAGAAAATTTGGGTTATGCCTGCATTACAGAGGCTCCCTGTGTAATAGTAGACGTTATGCGAGGAGGTCCTAGCACAGGATTGCCAACTAATCCGTCACAAGGGGATGTGATGCAGGCAAGATGGGGGACACATGGGGATCACCCTATTATTGTTTTGGCTGTATCCACTGTATTAGATTGTTTTGAAGTTACTGTTCAGGCCTTTAATCTATCAGAAAAATATCGTGTTCCTATAATCATTCTGTCAGATGAAGTAGTAGCGCATACCCGCGAGACTATCATACTTCCATCACCGGATGAAATTACAATCTTTGATAGAATTACACCCAGCAGACCTCCGGAATGGCACATACCCTTTGAGGATAACAGTCGAGGAGTCCCGCCCATGGCAGCCTTTGGAGATGGATACAGATATCATGTAACCGGACTCGTCCATGATATACATGGATTCCCTACTCAACGTCCTGATGAAATCCAAATATTCATGAGTCGTCTCTTTCGCAAGATCAGACAGGGTTTTCATGAAATTCAGATAACAGAAACCTTTATGATGGATGATGCTGAAATAGGAATTATAGCTTATGGCTCTGTCGCTCGTTCCGCCCGTAGGGCAATTCTTGATGCCCGTGAGAGTGGAATAAAGGCCGGAATGTTGCAGTTGATCACACTCTTCCCATTTCCAAGAAAAGCTGTAGAAAAGATGCTGGCGCAATGTCGGGCTGTAATAGTACCGGAGATGAACATGGGACAGATAAGCAGGGAAGTAAAACGAGTAAACCAGGGCATGTCTCAGATCAGCCATTATAACCGTTTTGATGGCCAGTTGATAACACCAGAGGGGATATACCGTGAGCTAATAAAGATGTAG
- a CDS encoding 2-oxoacid:ferredoxin oxidoreductase subunit beta — protein MAKKPTRIIHKYLRHEKKFPHVWCPGCGNGIVMGALVRTIDRLGLSKDQIVLASGIGCSGRMPVYVDFNTLHTTHGRVLTFATGIKLSKPSLTVITVMGDGDATAIGGNHFIHAARRNIELTAIIINNQIYGMTGGQHSPTTPYGSFATTALYGNIEHPFSISELAVTAGGAYVARGTVYHVQLLEKLIEKAITHNGFSVVEVLSNCHTQFGRKNDMVDPITMMKFFRDHAVAIEKTHEMTQESMEDKFTIGVLADLQKPVYTEEYNKIIQMTKNIRPEEETE, from the coding sequence ATGGCAAAAAAGCCCACAAGAATAATTCATAAATATTTGCGCCATGAAAAGAAGTTCCCACATGTCTGGTGTCCGGGCTGCGGAAATGGCATCGTAATGGGCGCTTTAGTACGAACTATCGACAGATTGGGTCTAAGTAAAGACCAGATTGTTCTGGCATCAGGGATTGGTTGTTCCGGTAGAATGCCTGTTTACGTTGACTTCAATACACTGCATACCACTCATGGCCGCGTTTTAACCTTTGCCACAGGCATCAAACTTTCGAAGCCTTCTTTAACGGTCATTACGGTAATGGGAGATGGCGATGCCACTGCGATTGGAGGCAATCATTTTATACATGCCGCAAGGCGCAATATTGAACTAACAGCAATAATTATCAACAACCAGATATATGGCATGACTGGTGGGCAGCATTCACCCACCACGCCCTATGGCAGCTTCGCCACAACAGCCTTATATGGAAATATTGAACATCCATTTTCAATTTCAGAATTAGCAGTAACAGCCGGGGGAGCATATGTTGCTAGAGGCACTGTTTATCATGTCCAACTTCTGGAAAAACTTATTGAAAAGGCAATTACTCACAATGGATTCAGCGTCGTTGAAGTTCTTTCAAATTGTCATACTCAATTCGGTCGCAAAAATGATATGGTTGATCCTATAACAATGATGAAATTTTTTAGAGATCATGCTGTAGCGATAGAAAAGACACATGAAATGACGCAAGAATCTATGGAGGATAAGTTTACCATAGGCGTTTTAGCAGATTTACAGAAACCTGTTTATACAGAAGAATACAATAAAATAATACAAATGACAAAGAATATAAGACCTGAAGAGGAAACCGAATGA
- a CDS encoding 2-oxoacid:acceptor oxidoreductase family protein produces MKDDRYEIRFSGSGGQGIITMAIILAEAVGVYDQKYVCQTQSYGPEARGGTSKAEVVISNKPIDYPKAIKTDLLLAMNQASCNAYCSGLKPQGLLIVDSGFVEQIPFNRAVAIPFTQIAIKELKNQMVANMIALGAIASLSEIVSIKNLEKALKARTPQKTEGINLKALHAGLQSVKQYDITSLPESETSEDEDV; encoded by the coding sequence ATGAAAGACGATCGATATGAGATAAGGTTTAGCGGTTCAGGGGGACAGGGAATCATCACTATGGCAATCATCCTGGCTGAAGCTGTAGGAGTATATGACCAAAAATATGTATGCCAGACTCAGAGCTATGGGCCTGAAGCGAGAGGCGGAACCAGCAAAGCAGAAGTGGTTATTAGCAATAAACCAATTGACTATCCCAAAGCAATAAAAACTGACCTGCTATTAGCCATGAATCAGGCATCATGCAATGCCTATTGCAGTGGTCTTAAACCTCAAGGATTGCTTATTGTTGATTCTGGATTTGTTGAACAGATACCCTTCAATCGGGCTGTGGCCATCCCCTTTACGCAGATTGCCATTAAAGAATTAAAGAATCAAATGGTTGCGAATATGATTGCCCTTGGAGCAATTGCATCTCTATCAGAAATTGTGTCTATAAAGAACCTGGAAAAAGCCCTGAAAGCAAGAACCCCCCAAAAAACTGAGGGAATAAACCTCAAGGCTCTTCATGCTGGCCTTCAATCTGTGAAGCAGTATGATATTACTAGTCTACCTGAATCCGAAACCTCTGAGGATGAGGATGTTTAA